A stretch of the uncultured Desulfobacter sp. genome encodes the following:
- a CDS encoding iron ABC transporter permease, which produces MIQALIRATPALSGRIPGRTRTGKMTATQQAHAGSVQGKFFFLGALLLLLIISGSFIITLGQVPMTVRQVYLTLVERLIPSGLDIAPMIAHVVWHIRMPLIIGTVICGVGLGICGCVMQAVLKNPMASPFTLGISSGAHFGVSLAAVFGVTFLDGPYFLVGNAFVCAALCSGFIIALSALRGATSETLILAGIAVNYLFQAANQLFTYIADDEQRTIMSYWGMGSLSDLNWHSLGVLGVICLVCIPFLYGKAWDLNLMTTGDDCAKSMGVDANAVRMSVMVVASLLVAAIVAFTGVIGFVGLVAPHIARIIIGNDHRFLIPASGGIGGALLLIANAVSMNILGGVVIPVGIIMSMLGVPLFLYLIIRGKRREFWS; this is translated from the coding sequence ATGATACAGGCTCTAATACGGGCCACTCCGGCGTTGTCCGGGCGGATTCCCGGCAGAACCCGCACCGGAAAAATGACGGCGACCCAGCAGGCCCATGCCGGTTCCGTTCAGGGTAAATTTTTTTTCCTGGGCGCTTTGCTTCTGCTGTTGATCATTTCAGGTAGTTTCATCATCACCCTGGGACAGGTTCCCATGACTGTCCGCCAGGTTTATCTCACCCTGGTTGAGCGACTGATTCCAAGCGGGTTGGATATTGCGCCTATGATCGCCCATGTGGTCTGGCATATCCGCATGCCGCTGATCATCGGCACCGTTATTTGCGGTGTGGGGTTAGGCATCTGCGGGTGCGTGATGCAGGCGGTGTTAAAAAATCCCATGGCAAGTCCCTTTACCCTGGGGATCTCCTCGGGCGCCCACTTTGGTGTCTCTCTGGCCGCTGTTTTCGGTGTCACCTTCCTGGACGGGCCCTATTTTCTGGTGGGGAATGCCTTTGTTTGCGCAGCCCTTTGTTCGGGATTCATTATTGCCCTTTCCGCCCTGAGGGGGGCTACCTCCGAAACCCTGATCCTTGCGGGCATTGCCGTCAACTATCTGTTCCAGGCCGCCAACCAGTTGTTTACCTACATTGCCGACGATGAGCAGCGGACCATCATGTCCTACTGGGGCATGGGATCGCTTTCGGATCTCAACTGGCACAGCCTGGGGGTTTTGGGCGTCATCTGCCTGGTCTGCATTCCGTTCCTCTATGGCAAAGCCTGGGATCTGAACCTGATGACTACGGGCGATGACTGCGCCAAGAGCATGGGGGTGGATGCCAACGCGGTCCGCATGTCTGTGATGGTGGTGGCAAGCCTGCTGGTTGCCGCCATTGTTGCCTTTACCGGGGTCATTGGATTTGTGGGGCTTGTGGCGCCTCATATTGCACGGATCATCATCGGCAATGACCACAGATTCCTGATTCCGGCATCCGGCGGCATTGGCGGTGCCCTGCTTTTGATTGCCAATGCCGTGTCCATGAATATCCTGGGCGGGGTTGTTATTCCGGTGGGCATCATCATGTCCATGCTGGGGGTCCCCTTGTTCCTCTACCTGATCATCAGGGGTAAACGCCGGGAGTTCTGGTCATGA
- a CDS encoding ABC transporter substrate-binding protein: MIRKLIVFISVLMLTGLFPVAGSCREITDMAGRKVKIPANITKVLATSPPPSTFVYMIAPEKLGGWFFSPAGQAQKYIPEKFRHIPVLGWGRRVSNYEAYIAAHPDLVFTSYEAGTDSSRVDLVQEKFGTIPVVCVDNTRDAVGYAQTLAFMGEILGVPERGRALVDYYQNVLQEVQQKVSGIAEKNKRRVYYAEKENGLATDPPGSCHSQLIEVCGGINVAQCKIASGRGMTQVTMESVLMWHPDIIITTSPEFVRHAYEDGTWKKVPAVQNHRVHCAPRMPFNWFDRPPGVNRIVGIPWTAHVLYPESFPETWAKTRVKTFFSLFYHYDLTEAELLSLIRS; this comes from the coding sequence GTGATTCGAAAATTAATCGTTTTTATCAGCGTATTGATGCTGACAGGCCTCTTCCCGGTTGCCGGATCATGCCGGGAGATAACGGATATGGCCGGCCGGAAAGTAAAGATACCGGCAAACATAACCAAAGTACTGGCCACCTCTCCGCCGCCGTCGACATTTGTCTACATGATTGCGCCGGAAAAGTTGGGCGGATGGTTCTTTTCCCCAGCCGGGCAAGCCCAAAAGTATATCCCGGAAAAATTTCGGCATATCCCCGTGCTGGGTTGGGGACGCCGGGTTAGCAACTATGAAGCTTATATTGCAGCGCACCCCGACCTGGTGTTTACGTCATACGAGGCCGGCACCGATTCTTCAAGGGTCGACCTGGTTCAAGAAAAGTTCGGCACCATCCCGGTTGTCTGCGTGGACAATACGAGAGACGCGGTTGGTTATGCCCAGACCCTGGCGTTTATGGGAGAGATTCTTGGTGTGCCGGAGCGGGGCAGGGCGCTGGTCGACTACTACCAAAATGTGTTGCAGGAGGTGCAGCAAAAGGTGTCCGGCATTGCCGAAAAGAATAAAAGAAGGGTCTATTATGCTGAAAAAGAGAACGGGCTGGCCACAGATCCGCCCGGTTCCTGTCATTCTCAGTTGATTGAGGTGTGCGGCGGCATCAACGTAGCCCAGTGTAAAATCGCATCCGGCCGCGGCATGACCCAGGTGACCATGGAATCGGTACTGATGTGGCATCCTGATATCATCATTACCACAAGTCCCGAATTTGTCCGGCACGCCTATGAAGATGGAACATGGAAAAAGGTGCCTGCTGTCCAAAACCACCGAGTCCATTGCGCCCCAAGGATGCCTTTCAACTGGTTCGACCGTCCGCCCGGGGTCAACCGCATTGTGGGTATTCCCTGGACAGCCCATGTGCTTTATCCGGAAAGTTTCCCGGAAACCTGGGCCAAAACAAGGGTGAAGACCTTTTTCTCCCTGTTTTACCACTATGACCTAACCGAAGCTGAACTACTCTCGCTGATAAGGAGTTGA
- a CDS encoding TonB-dependent receptor encodes MKLKKNMFLAVCLMVALILNTPYAMGDETGDEDTQTDIQELEPLTVTGSKRSTRPDLQPDSLTNPYRTEASTEFATEVFTREDIKNFKPKDLNDLIDKAVGVNITYQGRKSPYSIKMRGGGSFTYIVDGAVLPKSVNRILYKFPVASIEELKIVRGATSLTLGPMIPIGSSSSGSGVNTGFIIIRTRQPEKTEGTLRTSVEKAVGGHPVGYSADLYVGTRMKNAAGTEAYVGVLGSKIDRSSQETWFDGQESYGGMANGGFSTGKFSLNMMVYQDTGRFEMQRGVYEDGSLDDAQWYYDPLKIRVLSADGSLQWTKNQVTLFNVFKTDYEQNEHNGTFTDTSVTDKDVYREDTSGFGLRHNAKFGDTLVQLGFQSSNSTGYGPNCKTGYNRYDTTIAGFSASVEQSLFNGKLILDAGGRWDEKHIDNSTSARSESLANDDANNDVDMAPAKVFALGAHWKVTDRVTLDGRYLYGDQGTSGDFDVRLEDDATPHAEKQERIEIGLGVKIASFFNPTLTWFNIDTENEKSATSDTYELDSGTYYYYTESDELRQGIELAIQGRILENTFYKASWTRILKSESTSDGVTTDAIALSIPEDIFGLTLTHHWNAYRFNLSVKQVDEWTNTRSAMGTASSGGLGGYTRVDANISRDFVLRNMLMSVAIFGRNLGDENYSTRYVTGFYPDRGRTLGMEVSFSF; translated from the coding sequence ATGAAATTAAAAAAAAATATGTTTCTTGCGGTCTGTTTGATGGTCGCCCTGATTTTAAATACACCCTATGCAATGGGGGATGAAACCGGAGACGAAGATACCCAAACAGACATTCAGGAATTAGAACCGCTCACCGTGACAGGGTCAAAAAGATCAACCCGTCCTGATCTTCAACCCGACAGCCTGACCAATCCCTATCGGACCGAAGCCAGTACCGAGTTTGCCACGGAGGTGTTCACCCGGGAGGATATTAAAAATTTTAAACCAAAGGACCTGAACGATCTGATCGACAAGGCGGTCGGGGTCAATATCACATACCAGGGTCGGAAAAGCCCGTATTCCATTAAAATGAGAGGCGGCGGAAGTTTTACCTACATCGTCGACGGGGCCGTTTTACCCAAATCCGTTAACCGGATTCTCTATAAATTTCCGGTGGCCTCCATTGAAGAGCTGAAAATCGTCAGGGGCGCCACATCCCTCACCCTGGGACCCATGATCCCCATCGGTTCATCCAGCTCGGGATCGGGCGTCAACACCGGGTTCATCATCATCCGAACCCGGCAGCCGGAAAAAACCGAAGGCACCTTGCGCACATCCGTAGAGAAGGCCGTTGGCGGTCATCCGGTCGGCTATTCCGCAGATTTGTATGTCGGCACCCGCATGAAGAACGCAGCCGGTACCGAGGCATATGTCGGTGTCCTGGGCTCTAAAATAGACCGGTCAAGCCAGGAGACCTGGTTTGACGGACAAGAGTCCTATGGGGGAATGGCTAATGGCGGATTCTCCACAGGAAAATTCAGCCTCAACATGATGGTGTACCAGGATACCGGACGGTTTGAAATGCAGCGCGGGGTTTATGAAGATGGGAGCCTGGACGATGCACAATGGTATTACGATCCTTTGAAAATCAGGGTGCTTTCGGCGGATGGGAGCCTGCAGTGGACAAAGAATCAGGTCACGCTTTTTAATGTATTTAAAACCGATTATGAACAAAATGAGCATAACGGCACCTTCACAGACACAAGCGTCACGGATAAGGACGTGTACCGGGAGGATACATCCGGGTTCGGTTTGCGGCATAATGCGAAATTTGGTGATACCCTGGTTCAATTGGGGTTCCAGAGCTCCAACAGCACGGGATACGGCCCCAACTGCAAAACCGGCTACAATCGGTATGACACAACGATTGCCGGGTTTTCAGCCTCGGTGGAGCAGTCTCTTTTCAATGGAAAGCTGATCCTGGATGCCGGCGGACGCTGGGATGAAAAACATATTGATAATTCCACGTCCGCCAGGAGTGAAAGTCTGGCCAATGATGATGCCAACAATGATGTGGATATGGCCCCGGCAAAAGTGTTTGCTCTGGGTGCCCATTGGAAGGTGACGGACCGGGTGACCCTGGACGGCCGGTATCTTTACGGGGATCAGGGCACATCCGGTGATTTTGACGTGCGGCTGGAAGACGATGCAACACCCCATGCAGAAAAGCAGGAACGTATTGAAATCGGCCTGGGCGTAAAGATCGCTTCGTTTTTTAATCCGACATTGACCTGGTTTAACATTGATACGGAAAATGAAAAAAGCGCTACCTCCGACACCTATGAATTGGATAGCGGCACCTATTACTATTACACCGAGTCGGATGAACTGCGGCAGGGGATAGAATTGGCGATTCAAGGCCGTATTTTAGAAAACACCTTCTATAAGGCCAGCTGGACCCGGATTCTCAAAAGTGAAAGTACCAGCGACGGCGTCACCACCGATGCCATTGCCCTTTCAATCCCCGAGGACATTTTCGGACTGACCCTGACCCATCACTGGAACGCCTACCGGTTTAACCTGTCCGTTAAACAAGTGGATGAATGGACCAATACCCGCAGTGCCATGGGAACCGCTTCATCCGGCGGCCTGGGTGGATATACCCGGGTGGATGCCAACATTTCCCGGGATTTTGTCTTGCGTAATATGCTCATGTCCGTGGCAATTTTCGGGCGGAACCTGGGAGACGAAAACTATTCCACACGCTACGTGACAGGATTTTACCCGGACCGCGGGCGGACCCTTGGTATGGAAGTCTCTTTCTCATTTTAA
- a CDS encoding ABC transporter ATP-binding protein, with product MINKLTVKNLTFGYIGEDVLLDFSMTIGDGQIVSIVGPNGSGKSTLIKCIDRILEPRFGDVLVDRQDLLKMNRKDAARRIAYVPQNSLRVFAHTVFDVVLMGRRPHLGWKANEQDEGKVWEVLRLLGIEELALAFFSELSGGQQQKVLIARALAQNTGVLLLDEPTSNLDIWHQIDVMEILRTLVRRQRLTAIIAIHDLNMAARYSDRMLMMKKGKILANGMPDDVLTPENLEAVYGIKATVKRIGESPSVIPLSRVPVNGRGMMG from the coding sequence ATGATCAATAAACTGACGGTTAAAAATTTGACCTTTGGCTATATCGGCGAAGATGTCCTGCTCGATTTTTCAATGACCATTGGAGACGGTCAGATCGTCAGTATTGTCGGCCCCAACGGTTCGGGCAAATCCACCCTGATCAAATGCATTGACCGGATTCTTGAACCCCGTTTCGGTGACGTGCTGGTGGATCGCCAGGATCTTTTGAAAATGAACCGAAAGGATGCCGCGCGCAGGATCGCCTATGTGCCCCAGAATTCGTTGCGGGTGTTTGCCCATACGGTTTTTGACGTGGTGCTCATGGGGCGCAGGCCACATCTGGGATGGAAGGCCAATGAACAGGATGAAGGCAAGGTGTGGGAAGTCCTCCGGTTGCTGGGCATTGAGGAACTGGCACTGGCGTTTTTCAGTGAGCTGTCCGGCGGCCAGCAGCAAAAGGTGCTGATTGCAAGGGCTCTGGCCCAAAATACCGGTGTGCTGCTTCTGGATGAACCCACCAGCAACCTGGATATCTGGCACCAGATTGATGTGATGGAGATTCTGCGAACCCTGGTCCGCAGGCAGCGGCTTACAGCCATTATTGCCATCCACGATCTGAACATGGCTGCCCGGTATTCCGACCGGATGCTGATGATGAAAAAAGGAAAAATTCTGGCCAACGGCATGCCGGATGACGTGCTGACCCCGGAAAATCTTGAAGCGGTTTACGGCATAAAAGCCACGGTGAAACGCATCGGGGAGTCGCCGTCTGTGATTCCACTGTCACGGGTTCCGGTTAACGGCCGCGGCATGATGGGATAA
- a CDS encoding SPFH domain-containing protein, translated as MVALWKIGFVLLIAVFSVASIRINRQYARSVVFRFGRLKGVKEAGIFGIIPVVDQIVRVDLRTRQLDVPKQTIITRDNISVDVDAVIYYHVNDPAQAVIEVEDYEGATALIAQTMLRDVLGQNELDSILSDREGLNQKIQALLETVTAPWGIRVDIVTIRDIALPENMLRAMARQAEAERERRARVILADGECQASQRMSEAARVYETTPAALKLREFQTLSEIAKERNLIVVTGTTDATGTMIGCAKAIDR; from the coding sequence ATGGTCGCTTTGTGGAAAATTGGATTCGTTCTTCTTATTGCCGTGTTTAGCGTGGCGTCTATCAGGATCAACCGTCAATACGCCCGGTCGGTGGTCTTCCGATTCGGCCGCCTTAAGGGTGTAAAAGAGGCCGGCATTTTTGGGATCATTCCGGTGGTGGATCAAATCGTCCGGGTGGACTTAAGAACACGTCAGCTTGACGTGCCTAAACAGACTATTATCACCCGGGACAATATCAGCGTGGATGTGGATGCCGTGATTTATTACCACGTCAATGATCCTGCCCAGGCGGTGATCGAGGTTGAAGATTATGAAGGGGCCACGGCACTCATTGCCCAGACCATGCTCCGGGATGTTCTGGGGCAGAATGAACTGGATTCGATCCTTTCGGATCGGGAGGGCCTGAACCAGAAAATTCAAGCCCTGCTTGAAACCGTTACCGCGCCCTGGGGGATCCGTGTGGATATTGTCACCATTCGTGATATTGCGCTGCCCGAGAATATGCTCCGGGCCATGGCGCGTCAGGCCGAGGCCGAGCGGGAAAGACGGGCTCGGGTCATTCTGGCGGACGGCGAGTGCCAGGCATCACAGCGGATGAGCGAAGCAGCCAGGGTTTATGAAACCACCCCGGCCGCTCTCAAGCTCCGGGAGTTCCAGACCCTGTCTGAAATTGCCAAGGAACGTAACCTGATCGTAGTCACCGGCACAACAGATGCCACGGGCACCATGATCGGATGTGCAAAGGCCATTGATCGATGA